The Miscanthus floridulus cultivar M001 chromosome 7, ASM1932011v1, whole genome shotgun sequence genome includes a region encoding these proteins:
- the LOC136464572 gene encoding protein BIG GRAIN 1-like B, giving the protein MPPHDDDARVPPPRPSRGHQPSFSAALLDAIYHSLEADAEARSSTEARRTRTPSSPERRTPLPSRRRPTPEQSPSRSSVRSPRLQKTPRPCRVRPDPQPNSNGSLLLPPPLPPPHPHEPSTGDRLVADAEMKRGRRKSKRTTAKAAPFACLLNALLCNRRPARSVDHTPRATATAAASFAAAPEPTSARSILSSRASRRESAATGGILNPARRAVRFSPVATVVDDEHGHGVVGTAPTGLRDAGAEMARAKESAPEAERRVEELLRALGVADERERAKESSESSSDLFELESLAAFEDRDTEMPRSRTAAGDGAGLLARPQPRVAA; this is encoded by the coding sequence ATGCCTCCACACGACGACGACGCCCGCGTCCCGCCACCCCGGCCCAGCCGGGGCCACCAGCCGTCCTTCTCCGCGGCGCTCCTCGACGCCATCTACCACTCCCTCGAGGCCGACGCCGAGGCGCGCTCGTCCACGGAGGCGCGCCGGACCCGGACGCCGTCGTCCCCGGAGCGGCGGACGCCGCTTCCGAGCCGACGTCGCCCGACGCCCGAGCAGTCGCCGTCCCGTTCCTCGGTCCGGTCACCGCGGCTGCAGAAGACGCCGCGGCCGTGCCGCGTCCGCCCGGACCCGCAGCCCAACTCGAACGGCTCCCTCCTCCTGCCGCCTCCGCTCCCTCCGCCACACCCACACGAGCCGTCGACCGGTGACCGCCTCGTTGCGGACGCGGAGATGAAGAGGGGCAGGAGGAAGAGCAAGAGGACGACGGCGAAGGCGGCGCCGTTCGCGTGCCTCCTGAACGCTCTGCTCTGCAACAGGAGGCCGGCCAGGTCGGTCGACCACACGCCGCGGGCAACGGCAACGGCCGCGGCGTCATTCGCGGCGGCGCCGGAGCCGACTTCGGCGAGGTCAATCCTCTCGTCGCGCGCTTCCCGGAGGGAGTCCGCGGCGACGGGAGGGATCCTGAACCCGGCGAGGCGGGCGGTGAGGTTCTCGCCCGTGGCGACGGTGGTGGACGACGAACACGGGCACGGAGTGGTCGGGACGGCGCCGACGGGGCTGCGGGACGCGGGGGCGGAGATGGCGCGGGCGAAGGAGTCCGCGCCGGAGGCGGAGAGGAGGGTGGAGGAGCTGCTGCGCGCGCTCGGTGTGGCGGACGAGCGGGAGAGGGCCAAGGAGAGCAGCGAGTCCAGCTCCGACCTGTTCGAGCTCGAGAGCCTGGCGGCGTTTGAAGACAGAGACACCGAGATGCCGCGTTCCAGAACCGCCGCCGGCGACGGTGCCGGGCTGCTGGCACGGCCGCAGCCCCGCGTAGCCGCGTAG
- the LOC136466184 gene encoding protein bfr2-like yields MVNNTEEGDVAEIYVEGHAVDDEEEEDDEDNNFEDEIEGEQEEHDDSEFEGGYEELTDLGEDVLVTHNNKNKSREDVEKQIKFVREDDNSSEEDEEVVQIQKKFKEIKKSMKSGQVVNLDDVILDRPNSGPTMFELDDDANGTPYANSCAEDESEEEASEGHLETKHNYYPRFSKNYWGPNTRACIKMVNNTEEGDVAEIYVEGHAVDDEEEEDDEDNNFEDEIEGEQKEHDDSEFEGGYEELTDPGEDVLIQKKFKEIKKSMKSGQVVNLDDVILDRPNSGPTMFELDDDANGTPYANSCAEDESEEEASEGHLETKHNYYPRFSKNYWGPNTEACIKMVNNTEEGDVAEIYVEGHAVDDEEEEDDEDNNFEDEIEGEQEEHDDSEFEGGYEELTDPGEDVLVTHNNKNKSREDVEKQIKLVREWYNPSKMDKGKQVVDDQGSQPVDSQQNISSVLNDKENLEDSSDSEFLSGDDNSSEEDEEVVQIQKKFKEIKKSMKSGQVANLDDVILDRPNSGPTTFELDDDANGTPYANSCVEDESEEEASEGHLETKHNYYPRQVPGAAPLPFVPGSDHSVVAWSTQLGPSCVVRPGDCVCSFADLGSFADFIVAEEKQL; encoded by the exons ATGGTAAACAACACTGAGGAAGGAGATGTAGCAGAGATATATGTTGAAGGACATGCagttgatgatgaagaggaagaggatgatgaggacaacaACTTTGAAGATGAGATTGAAGGTGAGCAAGAAGAACATGATGACAGTGAGTTTGAAGGTGGATATGAGGAACTGACAGATCTAGGTGAAGATGTCTTGGTTACTCATAATAATAAGAATAAAAGTAGGGAAGATGTAGAGAAACAGATCAAATTTGTAAGGGA AGATGACAATTCATCTGAGGAAGACGAAGAAGTTGTACAGATTCAAAAGAAGTTCAAGGAAATCAAGAAGAGCATGAAGAGTGGACAAGTAGTAAATCTGGATGATGTCATCTTGGATAGGCCAAATTCTGGGCCAACCATGTTTGAGCTTGATGATGATGCAAATGGCACCCCATATGCTAACAGCTGTGCAGAGGATGAGTCAGAGGAGGAAGCAAGTGAGGGGCACTTAGAGACGAAGCACAATTATTACCCAAGGTTCAGCAAGAATtattggggacctaataccagg GCTTGCATTAAAATGGTAAACAACACTGAGGAAGGAGATGTAGCAGAGATATATGTTGAAGGACATGCagttgatgatgaagaggaagaggatgatgaggacaacaACTTTGAAGATGAGATTGAAGGTGAGCAAAAAGAACATGATGACAGTGAGTTTGAAGGTGGATATGAGGAACTGACAGATCCAGGTGAAGATGTCTTG ATTCAAAAGAAGTTCAAGGAAATCAAGAAGAGCATGAAGAGTGGACAAGTAGTAAATCTGGATGATGTCATCTTAGATAGGCCAAATTCTGGGCCAACCATGTTTGAGCTTGATGATGATGCAAATGGCACCCCATATGCTAACAGCTGTGCAGAGGATGAGTCAGAGGAGGAAGCAAGTGAGGGGCACTTAGAGACGAAGCACAATTATTACCCAAGGTTCAGCAAGAATtattggggacctaataccgag GCTTGCATTAAAATGGTAAACAACACTGAGGAAGGAGATGTAGCAGAGATATATGTTGAAGGACATGCagttgatgatgaagaggaagaagatgatgaggacaACAACTTTGAAGATGAGATTGAAGGTGAGCAAGAAGAACATGATGACAGTGAGTTTGAAGGTGGATATGAGGAACTGACAGATCCAGGTGAAGATGTCTTGGTTACTCATAATAATAAGAATAAAAGTAGGGAAGATGTAGAGAAACAGATCAAATTGGTAAGGGAGTGGTACAACCCTAGCAAGATGGACAAGGGGAAGCAGGTGGTTGATGACCAAGGGAGTCAGCCAGTTGATAGTCAACAaaatatttcaagtgttttgaaTGACAAAGAAAATTTAGAGGACAGCAGTGATAGTGAGTTTTTGTCTGGAGATGACAATTCATCTGAGGAAGATGAAGAAGTTGTACAGATTCAAAAGAAGTTCAAGGAAATCAAGAAGAGCATGAAGAGTGGACAAGTAGCAAATCTGGATGATGTCATCTTGGATAGGCCAAATTCTGGGCCAACCACGTTTGAGCTTGATGATGATGCAAATGGCACCCCATATGCTAACAGCTGTGTAGAGGATGAGTCAGAGGAGGAAGCAAGTGAGGGGCACTTAGAGACGAAGCACAATTATTACCCAAG GCAAGTACCAGGAGCGGCCCCGCTACCGTTCGTGCCTGGATCCGACCACTCTGTCGTGGCGTGGTCGACGCAGTTGGGCCCGTCGTGCGTGGTCCGGCCCGGCGACTGCGTCTGCTCCTTTGCCGACCTCGGGTCCTTCGCTGACTTCATCGTTGCCGAGGAGAAGCAGCTGTGA